One Apis cerana isolate GH-2021 linkage group LG15, AcerK_1.0, whole genome shotgun sequence DNA window includes the following coding sequences:
- the LOC107993332 gene encoding cilium assembly protein DZIP1L isoform X3, whose translation MAFSFRIGTKWCHDFPKLAKESGFYFNMHKSRIRVDWNRISNIDIDRIIKERDFHSIDENINNVIDYCLESEYDVKILDPNFVKLFCLAQLAVEYLLYCKQYLDHSVMILKDELKLKIEENIKLKKEIATLEEIVKHVKEKVKEKSKLIETKIGDTNGEIYKCPHCPKSFISSMFVSAHIIRRHTHTSDLYMSVSPIHEHYRNETEKLHNEIKNLKERLNETEKVIRNESERICDKKILNYNKKQTENEIENLKYDNNKSKEHLEYKEYQEEIKNLKIMLFDEIHNLRQKENIMYERTSEINVQALISQQEKEFQKLKNQLLDKFTPDIESMHTKLYDQENYWKSKIEQLENQHHKDIERLTIELKLTQNAADDMKAKYEAKVNDLERQTANQSNILIEQSKQLHSLSHEINISQLNERNKDLKNNSLQKCSPSIILDNEISKKSDENNLKQNCVDATIEQIITENNIIDTTITSNLSSKVFPLTEDTQILNSKNKFIIHENKRNIKQKYEKIPDIENFNHIKTIKKDLEYYSSSNISDLEDSMLEEENNSKHKKYNESIIKMDLHKPDISKLENVINKNTSNDFLSDIKNIKTLKSIEENLSSVTNSESFISNSSIENDITIYNDSSLHEYKTQLPFSLKSKKITEHNYKSLQASLMDVFEQKLKDLGIDPEWQGIPKTTFKQKMDILKHHHKLAVKKLPKYHQIKLRIIEEVLNKISRKEKITENIKQFKKPSLHRPIIKELSNQQNPEIKDSVKNITENESLPIKTQIANYKTIEELIDISPNSIKSLESIQDATNLQEFLIKKDFLNEMKPVFNSETFKVISNNKTISSYKSIENNDINNSDIQQELQNIFISPKHNKSVLKSTTGSTNSLIKKKVIFDLTNKKDKESYSDDDKEKKELYENNWNTLSNSDEQKYLSQLEDHKNSSNIILKTAQSDKIAELSKKLEIQLNMVRQKPIGSVETIFSSKYIQNKKNQNKSIEQINPTSISSFVINPVQTSLSYSKKPNDLLPQSASYNLTDKISEILHAESVSEISDLDSDIDKILKLE comes from the exons atggcaTTTTCATTTCGTATTGGTACCAAATGGTGCCatgattttccaaaattgGCAAAGGAAtctggattttattttaatatgcataAATCCAGAATAAGAGTAGATTGGAATCGTAtaa gtaatatagatatagatcgaattataaaagaaagagattttcattccattgatgaaaatataaacaatgtaATAGATTATTGTTTAGAAAGTGAATATGATGTTAAAATCTTGGATCCAAATTTTGTAAAACTCTTTTGTCTTGCACAGTTAGcagttgaatatttattatattgtaaacaaTATTTAGATCATAgtgtaatgatattaaaagatgaattaaaattaaaaattgaagaaaatattaaattaaaaaaagaaatagctaCTTTAGAAGAAATAGTGAAACatgtgaaagaaaaagtaaaagaaaaaagtaaattaatagaaactaAAATTGGAGATACTAATggtgaaatatataaa tGTCCACATTGTCCAAAATCTTTCATATCTTCTATGTTTGTTAGTGCACATATTATACGTCGTCATACACATACATCAGATTTATATATGTCTGTTTCTCCTATACATGAGCATTATCGTAATGAAACTGAAAAGTtgcataatgaaataaaaaacttaaaagaaagattaaatgaAACAGAAAAAGTAATAAGAAATGAATCTGAAAGGATCTgtgataaaaagatattaaattataataaaaagcaaactgaaaatgaaattgaaaatcttaaatatgataataataaatctaaagaaCATTTAGAATACAAAGAATatcaagaagaaataaaaaatttaaaaatcatgctCTTTGATGAAatacat AATTTGAGACAAAAAGAGAACATTATGTATGAGCGTACATCTGAAATAAATGTCCAAGCATTAATAAGtcaacaagaaaaagaatttcaaaaattaaaaaatcaattactcgacaaa tTTACTCCAGACATAGAAAGCATGCATACAAAGTTATATgatcaagaaaattattggaaatcaAAAATAGAACAATTAGAAAATCAACATCATAAAGATATTGAGAGACTTACtatagaattgaaattgaCACAAAATGCCGCTGATGATATGAAAGCTAAATATGAAGCAAAAGTTAATGATTTAGAACGTCAAACAGcaaatcaatcaaatattttaattgaacaaaGTAAACAATTACATTCCTTATcacatgaaataaatatttcacaattaaatgaaagaaataaagatttaaaaaataattctttacaaAAATGTAGTCCatctataatattagataatgaaatctcaaaaaaatctgatgagaataatttaaaacaaaattgtgTGGATGCaacaattgaacaaattattactgaaaataatataatagacaCTACAATTACTTCAAATTTATCAAGTAAAGTATTTCCATTAACAGAAGATacacaaattttgaattccaaaaataaattcattattcatgaaaataaaagaaatattaaacaaaaatatgaaaaaattccaGATATTGAAAACTTCaatcatataaaaactatcaaaaaagatttagaatattatagttcaagtaatatttcagatttaGAAGATTCGATgcttgaagaagaaaataattctaaacataaaaaatataatgaatcaattataaaaatggatttaCACAAACCTGATATAAGTAAGctagaaaatgttattaataaaaatacatctaATGACTTTTTatctgatattaaaaatatcaaaacattGAAATCTATAGAAGAGAATTTATCTTCTGTAACAAATTCagaatcatttatttctaattcaagtatagaaaatgatattacaatttacaatgatTCCTCATTGCATGAATATAAAACACAATtaccattttctttaaaatctaaaaaaataacagagCATAATTATAAGAGTTTGCAGGCTAGTTTAATGGATGTTTTTgagcaaaaattaaaagatttaggAATAGATCCAGAATGGCAAGGAATACCAAAAACaacttttaaacaaaaaatggatattttgAAACATCATCACAAATTAGCtgtaaaa aaattaccaaaatatcatcaaattaAGTTAAGAATAATCGAAGAAGTtctcaataaaatatctagaaaagaaaaaattacagaaaatataaaacaatttaaaaaaccaTCTTTACATAGaccaataataaaagaattaagcAATCAACAAAATCctg aaattaaagattctgttaaaaatataactgaaAATGAATCACTACCTATAAAAAcacaaattgcaaattataaaactatagaagaattaatagatatttctcctaattcaataaaatctttGGAAAGTATACAAGATGCTACAAATTTACaagagtttttaataaaaaaagattttttgaatgaaatgaaacctGTATTCAATTCTGAAACATTCAaagtaatatcaaataataaaactatatcaAGTTACAaatctattgaaaataatgatataaataattcagataTACAAcaagaattacaaaatatttttatatcacctaaacataataaaagtgTTCTAAAATCTACAACTGGTTCAACAAatagtttgataaaaaaaaaagttatttttgatCTAACAAATAAAAAGGATAAAGAATCATATTCTGatgatgataaagaaaaaaaagaattatatgagAATAATTGGAATACTTTAag taattcTGAtgagcaaaaatatttatctcaattagaagatcataaaaattcaagtaaTATCATACTAAAAACTGCACAAAGTGATAAAATAGcagaattatcaaaaaaacttgaaatacag TTAAATATGGTGAGACAAAAACCTATAGGATCtgttgaaacaatattttcttcaaagtacatacaaaataaaaaaaatcaaaataagagcattgaacaaataaatcCTACTAGTATAAGTTCTTTTGTAATAAACCCAGTTCAAACATCTTTATCATATTCTAAAAAACCAAATGATTTATTACCACAATCAGcatcatataatttaacagataaaatatctgaaattttacATGCAGAATCTGTATCAGAAATATCAGATTTAGATTCTgacatagataaaattttaaaattagaataa
- the LOC107993332 gene encoding cilium assembly protein DZIP1L isoform X1: MAFSFRIGTKWCHDFPKLAKESGFYFNMHKSRIRVDWNRISNIDIDRIIKERDFHSIDENINNVIDYCLESEYDVKILDPNFVKLFCLAQLAVEYLLYCKQYLDHSVMILKDELKLKIEENIKLKKEIATLEEIVKHVKEKVKEKSKLIETKIGDTNGEIYKCPHCPKSFISSMFVSAHIIRRHTHTSDLYMSVSPIHEHYRNETEKLHNEIKNLKERLNETEKVIRNESERICDKKILNYNKKQTENEIENLKYDNNKSKEHLEYKEYQEEIKNLKIMLFDEIHNLRQKENIMYERTSEINVQALISQQEKEFQKLKNQLLDKFTPDIESMHTKLYDQENYWKSKIEQLENQHHKDIERLTIELKLTQNAADDMKAKYEAKVNDLERQTANQSNILIEQSKQLHSLSHEINISQLNERNKDLKNNSLQKCSPSIILDNEISKKSDENNLKQNCVDATIEQIITENNIIDTTITSNLSSKVFPLTEDTQILNSKNKFIIHENKRNIKQKYEKIPDIENFNHIKTIKKDLEYYSSSNISDLEDSMLEEENNSKHKKYNESIIKMDLHKPDISKLENVINKNTSNDFLSDIKNIKTLKSIEENLSSVTNSESFISNSSIENDITIYNDSSLHEYKTQLPFSLKSKKITEHNYKSLQASLMDVFEQKLKDLGIDPEWQGIPKTTFKQKMDILKHHHKLAVKKLPKYHQIKLRIIEEVLNKISRKEKITENIKQFKKPSLHRPIIKELSNQQNPDSHISTLQAITLNEYYSTPEIKDSVKNITENESLPIKTQIANYKTIEELIDISPNSIKSLESIQDATNLQEFLIKKDFLNEMKPVFNSETFKVISNNKTISSYKSIENNDINNSDIQQELQNIFISPKHNKSVLKSTTGSTNSLIKKKVIFDLTNKKDKESYSDDDKEKKELYENNWNTLSNSDEQKYLSQLEDHKNSSNIILKTAQSDKIAELSKKLEIQLNMVRQKPIGSVETIFSSKYIQNKKNQNKSIEQINPTSISSFVINPVQTSLSYSKKPNDLLPQSASYNLTDKISEILHAESVSEISDLDSDIDKILKLE, encoded by the exons atggcaTTTTCATTTCGTATTGGTACCAAATGGTGCCatgattttccaaaattgGCAAAGGAAtctggattttattttaatatgcataAATCCAGAATAAGAGTAGATTGGAATCGTAtaa gtaatatagatatagatcgaattataaaagaaagagattttcattccattgatgaaaatataaacaatgtaATAGATTATTGTTTAGAAAGTGAATATGATGTTAAAATCTTGGATCCAAATTTTGTAAAACTCTTTTGTCTTGCACAGTTAGcagttgaatatttattatattgtaaacaaTATTTAGATCATAgtgtaatgatattaaaagatgaattaaaattaaaaattgaagaaaatattaaattaaaaaaagaaatagctaCTTTAGAAGAAATAGTGAAACatgtgaaagaaaaagtaaaagaaaaaagtaaattaatagaaactaAAATTGGAGATACTAATggtgaaatatataaa tGTCCACATTGTCCAAAATCTTTCATATCTTCTATGTTTGTTAGTGCACATATTATACGTCGTCATACACATACATCAGATTTATATATGTCTGTTTCTCCTATACATGAGCATTATCGTAATGAAACTGAAAAGTtgcataatgaaataaaaaacttaaaagaaagattaaatgaAACAGAAAAAGTAATAAGAAATGAATCTGAAAGGATCTgtgataaaaagatattaaattataataaaaagcaaactgaaaatgaaattgaaaatcttaaatatgataataataaatctaaagaaCATTTAGAATACAAAGAATatcaagaagaaataaaaaatttaaaaatcatgctCTTTGATGAAatacat AATTTGAGACAAAAAGAGAACATTATGTATGAGCGTACATCTGAAATAAATGTCCAAGCATTAATAAGtcaacaagaaaaagaatttcaaaaattaaaaaatcaattactcgacaaa tTTACTCCAGACATAGAAAGCATGCATACAAAGTTATATgatcaagaaaattattggaaatcaAAAATAGAACAATTAGAAAATCAACATCATAAAGATATTGAGAGACTTACtatagaattgaaattgaCACAAAATGCCGCTGATGATATGAAAGCTAAATATGAAGCAAAAGTTAATGATTTAGAACGTCAAACAGcaaatcaatcaaatattttaattgaacaaaGTAAACAATTACATTCCTTATcacatgaaataaatatttcacaattaaatgaaagaaataaagatttaaaaaataattctttacaaAAATGTAGTCCatctataatattagataatgaaatctcaaaaaaatctgatgagaataatttaaaacaaaattgtgTGGATGCaacaattgaacaaattattactgaaaataatataatagacaCTACAATTACTTCAAATTTATCAAGTAAAGTATTTCCATTAACAGAAGATacacaaattttgaattccaaaaataaattcattattcatgaaaataaaagaaatattaaacaaaaatatgaaaaaattccaGATATTGAAAACTTCaatcatataaaaactatcaaaaaagatttagaatattatagttcaagtaatatttcagatttaGAAGATTCGATgcttgaagaagaaaataattctaaacataaaaaatataatgaatcaattataaaaatggatttaCACAAACCTGATATAAGTAAGctagaaaatgttattaataaaaatacatctaATGACTTTTTatctgatattaaaaatatcaaaacattGAAATCTATAGAAGAGAATTTATCTTCTGTAACAAATTCagaatcatttatttctaattcaagtatagaaaatgatattacaatttacaatgatTCCTCATTGCATGAATATAAAACACAATtaccattttctttaaaatctaaaaaaataacagagCATAATTATAAGAGTTTGCAGGCTAGTTTAATGGATGTTTTTgagcaaaaattaaaagatttaggAATAGATCCAGAATGGCAAGGAATACCAAAAACaacttttaaacaaaaaatggatattttgAAACATCATCACAAATTAGCtgtaaaa aaattaccaaaatatcatcaaattaAGTTAAGAATAATCGAAGAAGTtctcaataaaatatctagaaaagaaaaaattacagaaaatataaaacaatttaaaaaaccaTCTTTACATAGaccaataataaaagaattaagcAATCAACAAAATCctg attctcataTTTCTACATTACAAGCAATAACgttaaacgaatattattctacaccagaaattaaagattctgttaaaaatataactgaaAATGAATCACTACCTATAAAAAcacaaattgcaaattataaaactatagaagaattaatagatatttctcctaattcaataaaatctttGGAAAGTATACAAGATGCTACAAATTTACaagagtttttaataaaaaaagattttttgaatgaaatgaaacctGTATTCAATTCTGAAACATTCAaagtaatatcaaataataaaactatatcaAGTTACAaatctattgaaaataatgatataaataattcagataTACAAcaagaattacaaaatatttttatatcacctaaacataataaaagtgTTCTAAAATCTACAACTGGTTCAACAAatagtttgataaaaaaaaaagttatttttgatCTAACAAATAAAAAGGATAAAGAATCATATTCTGatgatgataaagaaaaaaaagaattatatgagAATAATTGGAATACTTTAag taattcTGAtgagcaaaaatatttatctcaattagaagatcataaaaattcaagtaaTATCATACTAAAAACTGCACAAAGTGATAAAATAGcagaattatcaaaaaaacttgaaatacag TTAAATATGGTGAGACAAAAACCTATAGGATCtgttgaaacaatattttcttcaaagtacatacaaaataaaaaaaatcaaaataagagcattgaacaaataaatcCTACTAGTATAAGTTCTTTTGTAATAAACCCAGTTCAAACATCTTTATCATATTCTAAAAAACCAAATGATTTATTACCACAATCAGcatcatataatttaacagataaaatatctgaaattttacATGCAGAATCTGTATCAGAAATATCAGATTTAGATTCTgacatagataaaattttaaaattagaataa
- the LOC107993332 gene encoding cilium assembly protein DZIP1L isoform X2 — MAFSFRIGTKWCHDFPKLAKESGFYFNMHKSRIRVDWNRISNIDIDRIIKERDFHSIDENINNVIDYCLESEYDVKILDPNFVKLFCLAQLAVEYLLYCKQYLDHSVMILKDELKLKIEENIKLKKEIATLEEIVKHVKEKVKEKSKLIETKIGDTNGEIYKCPHCPKSFISSMFVSAHIIRRHTHTSDLYMSVSPIHEHYRNETEKLHNEIKNLKERLNETEKVIRNESERICDKKILNYNKKQTENEIENLKYDNNKSKEHLEYKEYQEEIKNLKIMLFDEIHNLRQKENIMYERTSEINVQALISQQEKEFQKLKNQLLDKFTPDIESMHTKLYDQENYWKSKIEQLENQHHKDIERLTIELKLTQNAADDMKAKYEAKVNDLERQTANQSNILIEQSKQLHSLSHEINISQLNERNKDLKNNSLQKCSPSIILDNEISKKSDENNLKQNCVDATIEQIITENNIIDTTITSNLSSKVFPLTEDTQILNSKNKFIIHENKRNIKQKYEKIPDIENFNHIKTIKKDLEYYSSSNISDLEDSMLEEENNSKHKKYNESIIKMDLHKPDISKLENVINKNTSNDFLSDIKNIKTLKSIEENLSSVTNSESFISNSSIENDITIYNDSSLHEYKTQLPFSLKSKKITEHNYKSLQASLMDVFEQKLKDLGIDPEWQGIPKTTFKQKMDILKHHHKLAVKKLPKYHQIKLRIIEEVLNKISRKEKITENIKQFKKPSLHRPIIKELSNQQNPAITLNEYYSTPEIKDSVKNITENESLPIKTQIANYKTIEELIDISPNSIKSLESIQDATNLQEFLIKKDFLNEMKPVFNSETFKVISNNKTISSYKSIENNDINNSDIQQELQNIFISPKHNKSVLKSTTGSTNSLIKKKVIFDLTNKKDKESYSDDDKEKKELYENNWNTLSNSDEQKYLSQLEDHKNSSNIILKTAQSDKIAELSKKLEIQLNMVRQKPIGSVETIFSSKYIQNKKNQNKSIEQINPTSISSFVINPVQTSLSYSKKPNDLLPQSASYNLTDKISEILHAESVSEISDLDSDIDKILKLE, encoded by the exons atggcaTTTTCATTTCGTATTGGTACCAAATGGTGCCatgattttccaaaattgGCAAAGGAAtctggattttattttaatatgcataAATCCAGAATAAGAGTAGATTGGAATCGTAtaa gtaatatagatatagatcgaattataaaagaaagagattttcattccattgatgaaaatataaacaatgtaATAGATTATTGTTTAGAAAGTGAATATGATGTTAAAATCTTGGATCCAAATTTTGTAAAACTCTTTTGTCTTGCACAGTTAGcagttgaatatttattatattgtaaacaaTATTTAGATCATAgtgtaatgatattaaaagatgaattaaaattaaaaattgaagaaaatattaaattaaaaaaagaaatagctaCTTTAGAAGAAATAGTGAAACatgtgaaagaaaaagtaaaagaaaaaagtaaattaatagaaactaAAATTGGAGATACTAATggtgaaatatataaa tGTCCACATTGTCCAAAATCTTTCATATCTTCTATGTTTGTTAGTGCACATATTATACGTCGTCATACACATACATCAGATTTATATATGTCTGTTTCTCCTATACATGAGCATTATCGTAATGAAACTGAAAAGTtgcataatgaaataaaaaacttaaaagaaagattaaatgaAACAGAAAAAGTAATAAGAAATGAATCTGAAAGGATCTgtgataaaaagatattaaattataataaaaagcaaactgaaaatgaaattgaaaatcttaaatatgataataataaatctaaagaaCATTTAGAATACAAAGAATatcaagaagaaataaaaaatttaaaaatcatgctCTTTGATGAAatacat AATTTGAGACAAAAAGAGAACATTATGTATGAGCGTACATCTGAAATAAATGTCCAAGCATTAATAAGtcaacaagaaaaagaatttcaaaaattaaaaaatcaattactcgacaaa tTTACTCCAGACATAGAAAGCATGCATACAAAGTTATATgatcaagaaaattattggaaatcaAAAATAGAACAATTAGAAAATCAACATCATAAAGATATTGAGAGACTTACtatagaattgaaattgaCACAAAATGCCGCTGATGATATGAAAGCTAAATATGAAGCAAAAGTTAATGATTTAGAACGTCAAACAGcaaatcaatcaaatattttaattgaacaaaGTAAACAATTACATTCCTTATcacatgaaataaatatttcacaattaaatgaaagaaataaagatttaaaaaataattctttacaaAAATGTAGTCCatctataatattagataatgaaatctcaaaaaaatctgatgagaataatttaaaacaaaattgtgTGGATGCaacaattgaacaaattattactgaaaataatataatagacaCTACAATTACTTCAAATTTATCAAGTAAAGTATTTCCATTAACAGAAGATacacaaattttgaattccaaaaataaattcattattcatgaaaataaaagaaatattaaacaaaaatatgaaaaaattccaGATATTGAAAACTTCaatcatataaaaactatcaaaaaagatttagaatattatagttcaagtaatatttcagatttaGAAGATTCGATgcttgaagaagaaaataattctaaacataaaaaatataatgaatcaattataaaaatggatttaCACAAACCTGATATAAGTAAGctagaaaatgttattaataaaaatacatctaATGACTTTTTatctgatattaaaaatatcaaaacattGAAATCTATAGAAGAGAATTTATCTTCTGTAACAAATTCagaatcatttatttctaattcaagtatagaaaatgatattacaatttacaatgatTCCTCATTGCATGAATATAAAACACAATtaccattttctttaaaatctaaaaaaataacagagCATAATTATAAGAGTTTGCAGGCTAGTTTAATGGATGTTTTTgagcaaaaattaaaagatttaggAATAGATCCAGAATGGCAAGGAATACCAAAAACaacttttaaacaaaaaatggatattttgAAACATCATCACAAATTAGCtgtaaaa aaattaccaaaatatcatcaaattaAGTTAAGAATAATCGAAGAAGTtctcaataaaatatctagaaaagaaaaaattacagaaaatataaaacaatttaaaaaaccaTCTTTACATAGaccaataataaaagaattaagcAATCAACAAAATCctg CAATAACgttaaacgaatattattctacaccagaaattaaagattctgttaaaaatataactgaaAATGAATCACTACCTATAAAAAcacaaattgcaaattataaaactatagaagaattaatagatatttctcctaattcaataaaatctttGGAAAGTATACAAGATGCTACAAATTTACaagagtttttaataaaaaaagattttttgaatgaaatgaaacctGTATTCAATTCTGAAACATTCAaagtaatatcaaataataaaactatatcaAGTTACAaatctattgaaaataatgatataaataattcagataTACAAcaagaattacaaaatatttttatatcacctaaacataataaaagtgTTCTAAAATCTACAACTGGTTCAACAAatagtttgataaaaaaaaaagttatttttgatCTAACAAATAAAAAGGATAAAGAATCATATTCTGatgatgataaagaaaaaaaagaattatatgagAATAATTGGAATACTTTAag taattcTGAtgagcaaaaatatttatctcaattagaagatcataaaaattcaagtaaTATCATACTAAAAACTGCACAAAGTGATAAAATAGcagaattatcaaaaaaacttgaaatacag TTAAATATGGTGAGACAAAAACCTATAGGATCtgttgaaacaatattttcttcaaagtacatacaaaataaaaaaaatcaaaataagagcattgaacaaataaatcCTACTAGTATAAGTTCTTTTGTAATAAACCCAGTTCAAACATCTTTATCATATTCTAAAAAACCAAATGATTTATTACCACAATCAGcatcatataatttaacagataaaatatctgaaattttacATGCAGAATCTGTATCAGAAATATCAGATTTAGATTCTgacatagataaaattttaaaattagaataa